Proteins encoded in a region of the Prunus persica cultivar Lovell chromosome G4, Prunus_persica_NCBIv2, whole genome shotgun sequence genome:
- the LOC18779748 gene encoding berberine bridge enzyme-like 9 yields the protein MKALECAILLSAVFLIFCVISVSCTNSSSVEFNFLQCLSKHSQRSNPISEAIYTSKSASFSSVLQSYVRNLRFISPTTPKPLLIVAAKHESHVPATVICAKSLGLEIRIRSGGHDYEGVSYVSRNTKDFIVLDMFNLRSINIDMADESAWVQSGAILGEIFYAISMKSKNHAFPAGVCPSIGAGGHFTGGGYGNMMRKYGLSTDNIVDAKIVNVNGKILDRKAMGEDLFWAIRGGGGSSFGVILAWKIKFVRVPATVTVFEVKRTLALGATEILVKWQQVADKLDHDLFIRAIIKPANGTIEVSFMSLFLGNSERLLKLMSQSFPQLGLQKTDCHEMSWIQSVLYWTNYQNGTTSPEVLLNRVPKGQVFLKRKSDYVKQPISKTDLEALWKVMIEIGEVTMLWNPYGGKMSEIPETATPFPHRAGNLFKIQYSVNWKEEGFESTKRYLSLMKKLYVAMTPYVSKNPRMAFYNYRDLDIGTNSKGGYDEAKVYGTKYFKGNFERLVRIKTEVDPENFFRNEQSIPTLPSKQL from the coding sequence ATGAAGGCTTTAGAATGTGCAATACTACTCTCTGCggtttttttaatcttttgtgTGATATCAGTCTCATGTACCAATTCATCGTCAGttgaattcaattttctccAATGCCTTTCCAAACATTCTCAGCgatcaaatccaatctctgaAGCAATTTACACCTCCAAAAGTGCCTCTTTTTCCTCTGTTCTGCAGTCATATGTGAGAAATCTCAGATTTATATCCCCGACAACCCCGAAACCGCTGCTAATTGTAGCAGCCAAGCATGAATCCCATGTTCCAGCAACTGTCATATGTGCCAAAAGCCTTGGCTTGGAAATCAGGATAAGAAGCGGTGGACATGACTATGAGGGTGTTTCCTATGTGTCCCGAAATACAAAAGATTTCATCGTTCTCGACATGTTTAATCTCCGGTCCATCAATATTGATATGGCGGATGAAAGTGCATGGGTCCAATCTGGGGCAATACTTGGTGAAATTTTCTATGCAATTTCTATGAAAAGCAAAAACCATGCCTTCCCTGCTGGTGTGTGTCCTAGTATTGGTGCTGGTGGACATTTCACAGGAGGTGGTTATGGTAACATGATGAGAAAATATGGACTTTCAACTGATAACATTGTGGATGCAAAAATAGTAAATGTAAATGGTAAAATCCTTGATAGAAAGGCCATGGGTGAAGATCTATTTTGGGCCATTAGAGGAGGTGGTGgatcaagttttggagtcattCTTGCCTGGAAAATCAAGTTCGTTCGGGTTCCTGCCACGGTGACTGTGTTCGAAGTAAAAAGGACATTGGCACTAGGTGCAACAGAAATTCTTGTGAAATGGCAACAAGTTGCTGATAAGCTAGATCACGATTTGTTCATAAGAGCAATTATTAAGCCAGCGAATGGAACGATCGAGGTGTCTTTCATGTCCTTGTTTCTCGGAAACTCTGAAAGACTTCTGAAGCTGATGAGTCAAAGCTTTCCTCAATTGGGTTTGCAGAAAACAGATTGCCATGAAATGAGTTGGATTCAATCAGTTTTATATTGGACAAACTACCAGAATGGAACTACTTCCCCTGAGGTTTTGCTCAACAGGGTCCCCAAAGGGCAAGTGTTTCTGAAGCGAAAATCTGATTACGTGAAACAACCAATTTCAAAGACAGATTTGGAGGCCTTATGGAAGGTGATGATTGAGATTGGAGAAGTTACGATGCTGTGGAATCCTTATGGAGGAAAAATGAGTGAGATTCCAGAGACAGCTACTCCATTTCCACATAGAGCAGGTAACTTATTCAAGATTCAGTATTCAGTTAACTGGAAGGAGGAAGGGTTTGAGTCCACCAAAAGGTACTTGAGTTTGATGAAAAAACTTTATGTAGCAATGACTCCTTATGTGTCCAAGAATCCCAGGATGGCTTTCTACAACTATCGTGACCTTGACATTGGTACGAATTCGAAAGGCGGGTACGATGAAGCAAAAGTGTATGGGACTAAGTACTTCAAGGGTAATTTTGAAAGATTAGTACGTATTAAAACAGAGGTGGATCCTGAGAATTTTTTCAGAAATGAACAGAGCATTCCAACTCTTCCGTCTAAACAACTATAA
- the LOC18779169 gene encoding berberine bridge enzyme-like 7 has product MKVPTSKAILFFVLSVLLSSVSWATAYADLNDFLQCLPKFSESSYPIIETIYTQKNTSFQYVLNAYIQNRRYSTPTIPKPMAIIAAMHESHVQATVVCAKEHALHIRIRSGGHDYEGLSYVSSVPFIILDMFNLRSIEINVTDESAWVQAGATAGELYYKIAEKSKVHGFPAGVCPTVATGGLISGGGYGPTMRKFGLSADNIEDATLVNVNGTILDKNSMGEDLFWAIRGGGGASFGVILSWKIKLVRVPAKVTVFNVTRSIEQGALDVLYRWQYVAPKLPKNTYIRATSQVSNGEGKKKAVEVSFSGHFLGQIDELLRLINESFPELGLQRKDCFEMSWVESTVFWAGYPIGTPINVLLNRTNIPTFFFKSKSDYVKEPIPKEGIESIWQMVQKIEKVYVQWNPYGGRMDEIAASATPFPHRAGNLFKIQYYMSWTEEGIETTNNYLSFSRKLYEEMTPFVSKNPREAFLNYRDIDIGANLHNQTEFGIARVYGSKFFKDNFDRLVRVKTVVDPQNFFRNEQSIPPL; this is encoded by the coding sequence ATGAAGGTGCCAACCTCTAAAGCAATATTATTCTTTGTTCTCTCAGTCCTTCTGTCCTCAGTCTCATGGGCCACTGCCTATGCGGATCTCAATGACTTCCTTCAGTGCCTTCCCAAATTTTCTGAGTCCTCCTATCCAATCATTGAAACCAtttacacacaaaaaaataccTCTTTTCAATATGTTTTGAATGCATACATACAAAACCGCAGATATTCAACACCTACAATTCCAAAACCAATGGCTATTATTGCAGCCATGCATGAATCTCATGTCCAAGCAACTGTGGTTTGTGCAAAAGAACATGCTTTGCATATTAGAATCCGGAGCGGTGGCCATGATTATGAGGGCCTATCATACGTTTCATCTGTCCCATTTATCATTCTTGACATGTTTAATCTTCGATCAATTGAAATAAATGTCACAGATGAAAGCGCTTGGGTTCAAGCTGGGGCCACGGCAGGCGAACTTTATTACAAAATTGCTGAGAAAAGTAAGGTTCATGGATTTCCGGCTGGAGTTTGCCCAACTGTTGCGACTGGTGGCCTTATTAGTGGTGGGGGGTATGGTCCTACGATGAGAAAATTTGGGCTTTCAGCGGATAATATTGAAGATGCTACGCTAGTTAATGTGAATGGTACAATTCTTGATAAAAATTCAATGGGAGAAGATCTTTTTTGGGCCATTAGAGGAGGTGGTGGAGCAAGCTTTGGAGTTATTCTTTCATGGAAGattaagttagttcgagttcCAGCTAAAGTAACTGTGTTCAATGTTACAAGAAGCATTGAACAAGGTGCCCTAGACGTCCTTTACCGATGGCAATACGTTGCTCCTAAGCTGCCTAAAAACACCTACATAAGAGCAACTTCGCAAGTCAGCAATGGAGAGGGGAAGAAAAAGGCCGTGGAAGTCTCATTCAGTGGTCACTTTTTGGGTCAAATTGATGAGCTTCTTCGGTTGATAAATGAGAGCTTCCCTGAACTTGGTTTACAGCGCAAAGACTGTTTCGAAATGAGTTGGGTAGAATCCACTGTATTTTGGGCTGGCTACCCAATTGGAACTCCCATCAATGTTCTACTTAACAGGACAAATATACCAACATTCTTCTTCAAAAGTAAGTCCGATTATGTGAAAGAACCAATTCCAAAAGAAGGAATAGAATCCATTTGGCAAATGGTGCAAAAGATCGAGAAAGTGTATGTGCAATGGAACCCCTATGGTGGAAGAATGGATGAGATTGCTGCCTCAGCCACTCCATTCCCTCACAGAGCTGGAAACCTATTCAAGATTCAGTATTATATGTCTTGGACAGAGGAAGGAATTGAAACTACCAACAATTACCTCAGCTTCTCGAGAAAATTGTACGAAGAGATGACTCCATTTGTCTCCAAGAACCCAAGAGAGGCCTTCCTAAACTACAGGGATATTGATATTGGCGCTAATCTTCATAATCAGACAGAGTTTGgcattgctagggtttatggcaGCAAGTTTTTTAAAGATAATTTTGATAGATTGGTACGTGTGAAAACCGTGGTTGATCCTCAAAATTTCTTCAGGAATGAACAAAGTATACCACCTCTTTAG
- the LOC18779455 gene encoding berberine bridge enzyme-like 4 has protein sequence MKVRVLLFLSVLSLLVSWTTSDPVLTGFLQCLPKQPQSAYPIFEAIYTHENTSFQSVLLGYIRNSRYSTLATPKPLAIVTALHESHVQATVICAKQHGLQIRTRSGGHDYEGLSYVSGVPFIILDMFNLRSIDIDVTNESAWVQAGATIGELYYEIANKSKVHGFPAGACPTVGIGGHFSGGGYGPMMRKYGLTVDNIEDAKLVNVNGTILDRNSMGEDLFWAIRGGGGASFGVILSWKIRLLPVPANVTVFNVKRTLEQGALNVIYKWQYVAPKLLDEIFIRAITRLKNSTEGKKTVEVSFVGLFLGQRDKLVPLMNESFPELDLQLKDCFEMSWVESTLFWADQPIGTPVNFLLNRPQGPPNFFKSKSDYVKEPIPKQGIESIWQMMLKMDKVLMQWSPYGGRMSMIPEWETPFPHRDGNLFLIQYVTYWVEEGTETLKQHLGFVRKLYEGMTLYVSKSPREAFQNYRDLDIGANRQNHTEFETAKVYGSKYFKGNFDRLIRVKVMVDPYNFFKNEQSIPPR, from the coding sequence atgaagGTACGAGTACTCTTGTTTCTCTCAGTCCTTTCGCTTTTAGTGTCATGGACAACTTCAGATCCAGTTCTCACTGGCTTCCTACAATGCCTTCCCAAACAACCTCAATCTGCCTACCCAATCTTTGAAGCCATTTACACCCATGAAAATACCTCATTTCAATCTGTTTTGTTGGGATACATTAGGAACAGCAGATATTCTACACTTGCAACTCCAAAACCATTGGCTATTGTCACAGCACTGCATGAGTCTCATGTCCAAGCAACTGTGATTTGTGCGAAACAACACGGGTTGCAGATTCGAACCCGAAGTGGTGGCCATGATTATGAGGGCCTATCATACGTATCTGGTGTCCCCTTTATCATTCTTGACATGTTTAATCTTCGATCCATTGATATTGATGTCACGAATGAGAGCGCTTGGGTTCAGGCTGGGGCTACTATCGGTGAACTTTATTATGAAATTGCAAATAAAAGTAAGGTTCATGGGTTTCCAGCGGGAGCTTGTCCAACTGTTGGAATTGGTGGTCACTTTAGTGGTGGTGGGTACGGGCCTATGATGAGAAAATATGGTCTTACAGTGGATAACATAGAAGATGCTAAACTTGTTAATGTGAATGGGACAATTCTTGACAGGAACTCAATGGGAGAGGATCTTTTTTGGGCCATTAGAGGAGGTGGCGGAGCAAGCTTTGGGGTCATTCTTTCATGGAAGATCAGGCTTCTTCCTGTTCCAGCCAATGTGACTGTATTCAACGTTAAAAGAACTTTGGAGCAAGGTGCCCTAAATGTCATTTATAAGTGGCAATACGTAGCACCAAAGCTGCTTGATGAAATCTTCATCAGAGCAATTACGCGACTGAAGAATAGTACAGAGGGCAAGAAGACTGTGGAAGTATCATTCGTTGGTCTCTTTCTGGGACAAAGGGACAAGCTTGTGCCATTGATGAATGAAAGTTTCCCTGAACTGGATTTGCAACTAAAAGATTGTTTTGAAATGAGTTGGGTAGAATCTACTCTATTCTGGGCAGACCAGCCAATTGGAACTCCCGTAAATTTTCTACTTAATAGGCCACAGGGGCCaccaaatttcttcaaaagtAAGTCTGATTATGTGAAAGAACCAATTCCAAAACAAGGAATTGAATCCATTTGGCAAATGATGCTTAAGATGGACAAAGTGTTGATGCAATGGAGCCCTTATGGTGGAAGAATGAGTATGATTCCGGAGTGGGAAACTCCATTTCCTCATAGAGATGGAAACCTATTTTTGATTCAATACGTGACGTATTGGGTGGAAGAAGGGACTGAAACCCTCAAACAACACCTTGGGTTTGTAAGAAAATTGTATGAAGGAATGACTCTATATGTTTCCAAGAGCCCCAGAGAGGCCTTCCAAAACTATAGGGATCTCGATATTGGCGCCAATCGGCAGAATCATACGGAATTTGAAACTGCGAAAGTTTATGGAAGCAAGtattttaaaggaaattttgATAGACTGATACGTGTGAAAGTCATGGTTGAtccttataatttttttaagaatgaACAAAGTATCCCACCTCGTTAG
- the LOC18779672 gene encoding berberine bridge enzyme-like 7: MKEPSSAIIPFFVSFLLLCSTVHSILPFCASLDPPIKTIPTSWTSAFNDSLKFLPKKSQQVINDFIQCLGETSQSNPPIYTPQNTSFPHVLLSLIKNRRYFTPTTPKPLAIVAPTHESHVQATVICTKRHGLQIRIRSGGHDYEGLSYVSNLPFVVLDMFNLRSVDMNLEDESAWVQAGATIGELYYAIGQKSKVHGFAAGSCPSVGIGGHFSGGGYGPLMRKYGLTVDNVEDAKLVNVNGRILDRNTMGEDLFWAIRGGGGASFGVILSWKIKLIRVPPKVTMFNVRRTLEEGGTDVLHRWQYVAPKLPEDIFIRVGIQVKNSSQEGKKTVQVLFTGQFLGQSDKLVPLVNKRFPELGLQQKDCFEMSWIESTVFMAACPIGTPIDVLLSRPKAPAIFFKSKSDYVKEPIPKHGFKSIWKKLIKIEKVWMQLNPYGGRMSEISESATPFPHRAGNLYSVQYFISWMEEGIKTTNHYIKLSRKLYTSMAPFVSKNPREALQNYRDLDIGTNLRNHTNFHKARLYGRKYFKYNFDRLVQVKTMVDPQDFFKHEQSIPPL; encoded by the coding sequence ATGAAGGAACCAAGCTCTGCAATAATACCCTTCTTTGTCTCATTCCTTTTGCTCTGCAGTACGGTTCATTCTATCCTTCCTTTCTGTGCCAGTCTCGATCCACCAATAAAGACGATACCAACATCATGGACAAGTGCTTTCAATGACTCCCTCAAATTTCTTCCCAAAAAATCTCAACAAgttatcaatgacttcattcAATGCCTTGGAGAAACATCTCAGTCCAACCCTCCAATTTACACCCCTCAAAACACCTCATTTCCCCATGTGTTGTTATCACTCATTAAAAACCGCAGATACTTTACACCTACAACTCCAAAACCTTTGGCTATTGTAGCACCCACGCATGAATCCCATGTCCAAGCAACCGTCATTTGCACAAAACGACACGGGTTGCAAATTAGAATCCGAAGTGGTGGCCATGATTATGAGGGCTTATCATACGTATCGAATCTTCCCTTTGTTGTTCTTGACATGTTCAATCTTCGATCCGTTGATATGAATCTTGAAGATGAGAGTGCTTGGGTTCAAGCTGGGGCTACTATTGGTGAACTTTACTATGCAATTGGACAGAAAAGTAAGGTTCATGGGTTTGCAGCTGGATCTTGTCCAAGTGTTGGTATTGGTGGCCACTTTAGTGGTGGTGGGTATGGTCCACTTATGAGAAAATATGGTCTTACAGTGGATAACGTTGAAGATGCTAAACTAGTGAATGTGAATGGTAGAATCCTTGATAGAAATACAATGGGAGAAGATCTTTTTTGGGCCATtagaggtggtggtggagccAGCTTTGGAGTCATTCTTTCATGGAAGATCAAGTTGATTCGAGTTCCACCTAAAGTGACCATGTTCAATGTGAGAAGGACCTTGGAAGAAGGCGGTACCGATGTGCTCCATCGATGGCAATACGTTGCACCTAAGCTCCCTGAAGACATCTTCATTAGAGTAGGTATACAAGTCAAGAATAGTAGCCAAGAGGGGAAGAAGACAGTGCAAGTATTATTCACTGGTCAGTTTTTGGGACAAAGTGACAAGCTTGTTCCATTGGTAAATAAGCGTTTCCCTGAATTGGGTTTACAACAAAAAGATTGCTTTGAAATGAGTTGGATAGAATCCACTGTGTTCATGGCTGCTTGCCCAATTGGAACTCCAATAGATGTTCTACTTTCTAGGCCAAAGGCGCCAGCAATCTTCTTCAAGAGCAAGTCTGACTACGTGAAAGAACCAATTCCAAAACATGGTTTCAAATCCATATGGAAGAAGCTGATTAAGATAGAGAAGGTGTGGATGCAATTGAACCCCTACGGTGGAAGGATGAGTGAGATTTCTGAATCAGCAACTCCATTCCCTCATAGAGCTGGAAACCTATATTCGGTTCAGTACTTTATATCTTGGATGGAAGAAGGGATTAAGACCACCAATCACTATATTAAATTGTCGAGAAAATTGTATACAAGTATGGCTCCTTTTGTCTCCAAGAACCCAAGAGAGGCCTTGCAAAACTATAGGGACCTAGACATTGGTACCAACCTGCGCAACCACACAAACTTTCACAAGGCTAGACTTTATGGAAGGaagtattttaaatataactTTGATAGATTGGTACAAGTAAAAACAATGGTTGATCCTCAGGATTTTTTCAAGCATGAACAAAGTATTCCACCactttag
- the LOC18781325 gene encoding berberine bridge enzyme-like 17, with translation MTMKFPNSPLVLLILSILSSLSVSWATSEPVPINGFLQCLPKQFHSGHPIFEAVYTPQNTSFQSILMARLKNRRFSSPTTPKPLAIVAAKHESHVQATIVCAKQHGLQIRIRSGGHDYEGLSYVSHVPFVVLDMFHLQSVNVSVKDESAWVESGATLGKIYHKIAQKSKVHGFPAGVGPTVGAGGHFSGGGYGNLMRKYGLSIDNIVDAKLVDANGRILDRKSMGEDIFWAINGGGGASFGVILSWKLKLVRVPEKVTVFNVTRTLEQGVTDVLYKWQFVAPVLPKDLFLRARPEIENNTEGKKIAEVSFIGQFLGQTRELLPLMNESFPELRLRREDCHEVSWFESVVFWAELPLGTPRSIYLNLKNKPIPFFKAKSDYVKKPIPKKVIEYMFKAMLEIGNIWMEWNPHGGRMSEISASATPSPHRAGNLYSIQYYTSWFQDEGIEATNRYIHLTRKLHEKMTPFVSRNPREAFQNYRDLDIGANVYNQSNLLTARVYGSKYFKGNFERLVRVKTMVDPHNFFKHEQSIPPI, from the coding sequence ATGACAATGAAGTTTCCAAACTCTCCACTAGTGCTGCTCATCCTCTCAATCCTTTCATCACTCTCAGTATCATGGGCAACGTCAGAGCCAGTTCCCATTAATGGCTTTCTCCAATGCCTTCCAAAACAGTTTCATTCTGGCCACCCAATCTTTGAAGCCGTTTACACCCCTCAAAACACCTCTTTTCAATCCATTTTGATGGCACGCCTTAAAAACCGCAGATTTTCAAGCCCTACAACTCCAAAACCTCTGGCCATTGTAGCAGCCAAGCACGAATCTCATGTGCAGGCAACTATTGTTTGTGCAAAACAACATGGACTGCAAATTAGAATCCGAAGTGGTGGCCATGACTATGAGGGTCTATCGTACGTATCGCATGTCCCCTTTGTCGTTCTTGACATGTTTCATCTCCAATCCGTTAATGTTAGTGTCAAGGATGAGAGTGCTTGGGTTGAGTCTGGAGCTACTCTTGGCAAAATTTATCATAAAATTGCTCAGAAATCCAAGGTTCATGGGTTTCCTGCTGGGGTTGGACCAACTGTTGGTGCTGGTGGCCACTTCAGTGGGGGAGGGTATGGGAATTTGATGAGAAAATATGGCCTTAGCATCGACAATATTGTCGATGCTAAACTAGTTGATGCAAATGGTAGAATCCTTGATAGAAAGTCTATGGGAGAAGACATTTTCTGGGCCATTAatggaggtggaggagctAGCTTTGGAGTCATTCTTTCATGGAAACTCAAGCTTGTTCGAGTTCCAGAAAAAGTGACCGTGTTCAACGTTACAAGGACTTTAGAGCAAGGCGTTACAGATGTCCTTTATAAGTGGCAATTTGTAGCACCCGTGCTCCCTAAAGACCTCTTCCTGAGAGCAAGGCCAGAAATCGAGAATAATACTGAGGGCAAGAAGATTGCGGAAGTATCATTCATCGGTCAATTTTTGGGACAAACTCGCGAGCTTCTGCCTTTGATGAACGAGAGCTTCCCCGAATTGCGTTTACGACGAGAAGATTGTCATGAAGTGAGTTGGTTTGAATCCGTTGTATTCTGGGCTGAACTCCCACTTGGAACCCCAAGATCTATTTATCTCAACCTGAAAAACAAACCAATACCCTTCTTCAAAGCTAAGTCTGACTATGTGAAGAAACCAATTCCAAAAAAAGTTATAGAATACATGTTTAAGGCGATGCTTGAGATAGGGAATATATGGATGGAATGGAACCCTCATGGTGGAAGAATGAGTGAGATTTCTGCGTCAGCAACTCCATCCCCTCACAGAGCTGGAAACCTATATTCGATTCAATACTATACGTCGTGGTTTCAAGACGAAGGGATTGAGGCCACCAACAGGTACATTCACTTAACAAGAAAGTTGCATGAAAAGATGACTCCGTTTGTCTCCAGGAACCCGAGAGAGGCCTTCCAAAACTATAGGGATCTCGACATTGGCGCCAATGTGTACAACCAAAGTAACCTTCTAACTGCTAGAGTTTACGGAAGCAAGTATTTTAAAGGTAACTTCGAAAGATTGGTGCGTGTGAAAACCATGGTTGATCCTCACAACTTTTTCAAGCATGAACAAAGTATCCCACCTATTTAG